The following coding sequences lie in one Labrus bergylta chromosome 5, fLabBer1.1, whole genome shotgun sequence genomic window:
- the LOC109983150 gene encoding serine/threonine-protein kinase pim-2-like, translated as MFEFKYKEVAPIGTGGFGSVYSGIRKSDRFPVAIKHIDQKNVKRQQVMCNGKMYDIILEVALMLKAAGLQGDVGRSTAVSLLDWYTLDSELILMMEKPTPCKDLLKYLQASGGSLDEHEAKVPIYAPPEWLDYRRYQACPTTVWQLGALFYSLLPGHGRFTTSDFINNKIKINKKLSRDCRILLHMCLTRDPMERATLEVKSSEESSSLQHLKVMTASQTQEE; from the exons GGCTCAGTGTACAGTGGCATCCGTAAATCTGACCGTTTTCCA GTTGCCATCAAACACATTGATCAAAAGAACGTAAAGCGTCAGCAAGTG ATGTGCAATGGAAAGATGTATGACATCATTCTGGAGGTGGCCCTCATGCTTAAAGCTGCAGGTCTCCAAGGAGATGTTGGACGGTCCACTGCAGTGTCCCTTCTCGACTGGTACACTCTGGACAGCGAGTTGATACTGATGATGGAAAAACCTACGCCCTGCAAGGACCTCCTAAAGTATCTTCAAGCAAGCGGAGGATCCCTGGATGAGCATGAGGCCAAG GTACCCATATACGCCCCCCCAGAGTGGTTGGACTACAGGAGGTATCAGGCCTGCCCCACCACTGTTTGGCAGCTGGGGGCACTGTTCTACTCTCTACTGCCCGGTCATGGGCGTTTCACCACCAGTGacttcatcaacaacaaaattaaaatcaacAAGAAGCTGTCCAGAG actgcaggattttgctgcACATGTGCCTGACCAGAGACCCAATGGAGCGGGCCACTCTGGAGGTTAAATCCTCCGAGGAGAGTTCCTCCCTCCAGCACCTCAAAGTCATGACAGCATCACAA ACACAAGAGGAGTAA